In Bacteroidota bacterium, one DNA window encodes the following:
- the recR gene encoding recombination protein RecR: MLYTSPALETLIERLSSLPTIGRKTAQRLALHVLKQPDDYAKSLAEALYHLKERVRTCSVCANITEEDPCPICRDARRDQSVICVVEEPNDVLVIERTNEFKGLYHVLGGSLSPLDGIGPEELKIRELLHRLTPEKGVKEIILALDPNIEGEATTLYLAKLLQNIVPRVTRIARGIPIGSDLEFVDDATIAKALEGRLLA; encoded by the coding sequence ATGCTCTATACATCCCCCGCACTCGAAACGCTCATAGAACGGCTGTCATCGCTGCCGACCATCGGTCGAAAAACGGCGCAGCGACTGGCGTTGCATGTGCTCAAGCAGCCCGACGATTACGCGAAGTCGCTTGCCGAGGCGCTCTATCATTTGAAGGAACGGGTCCGTACGTGTTCGGTGTGTGCGAACATTACCGAAGAGGATCCATGCCCGATCTGCCGTGACGCGCGCCGAGACCAGTCGGTCATCTGCGTCGTCGAAGAGCCGAACGACGTGCTGGTCATCGAACGCACCAACGAATTCAAAGGGTTATATCATGTACTCGGTGGCTCTCTCTCTCCGCTCGACGGGATCGGCCCGGAAGAATTGAAGATTCGCGAACTGCTGCACCGCTTAACTCCGGAGAAGGGGGTGAAGGAGATTATTCTTGCCCTCGATCCGAATATCGAAGGCGAAGCCACGACGCTCTACCTCGCGAAACTCTTGCAAAATATCGTCCCACGAGTCACCCGCATTGCTCGAGGCATCCCGATCGGCTCGGACCTCGAATTCGTCGACGACGCGACGATCGCAAAGGCATTGGAAGGAAGACTCCTAGCGTGA
- a CDS encoding YbaB/EbfC family nucleoid-associated protein, producing the protein MNPDMMNALGKLQQMQAEMEKAQKELATITATAEAGGGMVKVTANGLQQIVSISFEKEVIDPNEREMLEDLVVAAANRALAMAKELSEEKVNAVAKQFMPNIPGMPFGV; encoded by the coding sequence ATGAACCCCGATATGATGAATGCTCTCGGCAAACTGCAGCAGATGCAAGCCGAGATGGAGAAGGCTCAAAAAGAACTTGCTACCATTACGGCCACCGCCGAAGCGGGGGGAGGGATGGTCAAGGTCACGGCCAACGGTCTGCAACAGATCGTCTCGATCTCGTTCGAGAAAGAGGTCATCGATCCGAACGAACGGGAAATGTTGGAAGATCTCGTCGTTGCGGCTGCTAACCGCGCGCTTGCGATGGCAAAAGAGCTTTCGGAAGAAAAAGTGAATGCCGTTGCAAAGCAATTCATGCCGAATATTCCGGGAATGCCGTTCGGAGTCTGA
- a CDS encoding helix-turn-helix transcriptional regulator, which produces MFSTLTSVAVTPQPTTKDGRSRTARRKHRLGWLKFEEQFRQRHPHFLGELARLFPTLSRTELEICAMLFEAMPSWQIAEVLSITERSVENHRSNIRRKFSLTPSQHLHSFLLGVIGATQEMIIPQS; this is translated from the coding sequence ATGTTTAGTACATTGACCAGCGTTGCGGTGACCCCCCAGCCGACAACAAAAGACGGAAGGAGCAGAACAGCACGCCGCAAGCATCGGCTTGGGTGGCTCAAATTTGAAGAACAATTTCGCCAGCGGCATCCCCACTTCCTCGGCGAACTTGCACGATTGTTTCCGACGCTGTCGAGAACGGAGCTCGAAATTTGCGCCATGCTCTTCGAGGCCATGCCGAGTTGGCAGATCGCCGAGGTGCTTTCGATTACCGAGCGAAGCGTCGAGAATCATCGAAGCAACATTCGGCGTAAATTCTCGCTCACACCGTCGCAGCATCTTCATAGCTTTCTTCTCGGCGTCATCGGCGCAACACAAGAGATGATAATTCCTCAATCATGA